From a single Raphanus sativus cultivar WK10039 chromosome 3, ASM80110v3, whole genome shotgun sequence genomic region:
- the LOC108846982 gene encoding protein CYSTEINE-RICH TRANSMEMBRANE MODULE 7: MSAYHVSHELNQPQAPSPLYPPVMEAPPPPYPPTSTRFQDYYSGYGQPHPPPLRPYRDEYYGEGEYVGCFPFLRTCLTTLCCCWFVERCCLPSRY; this comes from the exons ATGTCAGCTTACCATGTTTCTCATGAGTTAAATCAACCACAAG CCCCGTCGCCTCTCTACCCTCCGGTAATGGAGGCTCCACCACCACCGTATCCACCAACCAGCACGAGGTTCCAGGACTACTACAGTGGCTACGGTCAGCCGCATCCACCGCCTCTGCGTCCATATAGAGATGAGTACTATGGAGAAGGAGAGTATGTGGGTTGCTTTCCTTTTCTCAGAACCTG TTTGACAACGCTATGTTGTTGCTGGTTTGTGGAACGATGTTGCCTTCCAAGTCGATACTAG
- the LOC108846193 gene encoding uncharacterized protein LOC108846193 produces the protein MGSDWRRSMGNVRSFVGNSMGGLRGGQNLASWLVAGTIAYYLWVKPAQDLKKEQQARELLAVADANEYVEKRKPIADPQVTGLIYGNKNRTDKQQD, from the exons ATGGGTAGCGATTGGAGAAGATCAATGGGGAACGTGAGGTCTTTCGTGGGGAACTCCATGGGTGGACTTAGAGGAGGTCAGAATCTCGCTTCTTGGCTCGTCGCGGGAACAATAGCTTACTATCTTTGGGTTAAACCAGCTCAGGATCTCAAAAAGGAACAGCAG GCTAGGGAACTTCTCGCGGTGGCTGATGCGAATGAATACGTCGAGAAGAGGAAACCAATCGCTGATCCTCAG GTTACTGGTCTGATATACGGAAACAAGAACAGAACCGATAAACAACAGgattaa
- the LOC108845385 gene encoding protein OS-9 homolog has product MTITQIILSLVIASISSTSNVLADQIFPTHLVGTFSRNNREPKYTIQYLPEESPFHPSDNLEESMVMLDKQGRRFLCFLPKEEEATSGWTSTQQQNVSTVLMETDKQVKLKTPDELLQPLDEKCLVRQEGWWSYEFCHLGSVRQLHIEDGTKIVQEFSLGKYDAEATAAFNQNVSDVSTMKERYHSHIYTNGTTCDLTGTPREVEVRFVCAETRAMVTSITELSTCKYALTVQCPTLCKHPLFQLEKPVSHTIHCNLIPLEEEATRNEEERVVGESPTDVDS; this is encoded by the exons ATGACGATCACGCAGATCATACTATCTCTGGTTATAGCTTCCATTTCCTCAACCTCCAATGTCTTAGCCGATCAGATCTTTCCAACTCATCTAG TAGGAACGTTCAGCCGAAACAACCGCGAACCAAAGTACACGATCCAGTATCTTCCCGAAGAATCACCGTTTCACccg AGTGATAATCTGGAGGAGTCTATGGTGATGCTTGATAAGCAAGGGAGACGATTCTTATGTTTCTTACCGAAGGAGGAGGAAGCTACTAGCGGATGGACCTCTACTCAGCAGCAGAACGTTAGCACTGTGTTGATGGAAACGGATAAGCAGGTGAAGCTTAAGACTCCCGATGAGTTGCTTCAGCCACTGGATGAAAAATGCCTTGTCAGG CAAGAGGGTTGGTGGTCGTATGAGTTTTGTCATCTAGGTTCGGTAAGGCAGCTACACATTGAGGATGGCACCAAG ATTGTCCAAGAGTTTTCCTTGGGTAAGTATGACGCAGAGGCAACTGCTGCATTTAATCAAAATGTGTCTGATGTTTCTACAATGAAAGAGAG GTATCACTCTCATATATACACCAATGGGACCACCTGTGATCTTACAGGAACTCCTCGTGAAGTTGAG GTGAGGTTTGTCTGCGCTGAAACGAGGGCAATGGTCACATCGATCACTGAGCTATCTACTTGCAAGTACGCATTGACTGTTCAGTGCCCGACCTTGTGCAAGCATCC GCTGTTTCAGCTAGAGAAACCAGTGTCACACACGATCCACTGCAATTTGATCCCGTTGGAAGAAGAGGCAACAAGAAACGAGGAAGAACGAGTCGTAGGCGAATCACCTACGGATGTTGATTCTTGA